The following is a genomic window from Lysinibacillus sp. JNUCC-52.
AGTAAGTAAGATCCCTCAAAGACGATGAGGTAGATAGGTTCGAGGTGGAAGTGTGGTGACACATGGAGCTGACGAATACTAATCGATCGAGGACTTAACCAAAAAAGTTTGAAACATTCAATGAACCGTTTATCCAGTTTTGAAAGAACAACATCTTTCAATTAAGAGGGTTTCAAGATACGATGTATATTGAAAGCCGAACATAGTCTAGTGATGATGGCAAAGAGGTCACACCCGTTCCCATACCGAACACGGAAGTTAAGCTCTTTAGCGCCGATGGTAGTTGGGGGCTTCCCCCTGTGAGAGTAGGACGTCGCTAGGCGCAAAAAGTCGCTGCTGATACACTCAGTAGTGGCTTTTTTTATTTCTATAAAATTAATTTAACTGAGATAAAATAGAAAAAAGACATTTCACCTGATAGGTGAAATGTCTTTTAATTAATTAAACAGTTATAGCACGTAGCTCCACACGTCGAATCTTTCCTGATGTTGTTTTTGGCAGCTCATCGATAAAGACAATACTGCGAGGATATTTGTAAGGCGCTGTTAATGCTTTAACGTGCTCCTGAAGCTCTTTCGTTAGTTGTTCCTCATCATGGTCTCGGAAGCTCTCACGTAAGATTACAAATGCTTTTACAATATGCCCTCTAATTTCATCTGGTGCAGCGACAACAGCACATTCTTGTACAGCTTCATGCTTATTTAAAGCATCCTCTACTTCAAACGGACCAATTGTATAGCCTGAAGAAATAATAATATCATCACCACGTCCTTCAAACCAGAAGTAACCATCTTCATCGCATTTTGCTTGGTCACCTGTAATATACCAATCACCTCTAAAAGCAGCTTGTGTGCGTTCAGGTTCACGATAATACTCTTTGAATAGAGCTGGTGAAGATTTATGGACAGCGATATCTCCAACTTCTCCTACAGGTGCCTCATTGCCCTCATGGTCAATAATACGTACAATATTTCCTGGCGTAGGAACACCCATAGAGCCAGGGCGTAATTCGGTGTTTTCAAGTGTACCAATTAATAAAGTATTTTCTGTTTGTCCATAGCCATCACGTACTTTAAGGCCAAAATTTTTCATAAATGTTTCAATTACTGGACGATTTAACGGCTCACCAGCAGAAACGGCACTTCTTAATGAGACTAAATTGTAATCTTTTAGATTATCAATCTTTGCCATAATACGATATTCAGTAGGTGTACAGCAAAGAACATTCACTTTTTCGTCCTGAAGAAGCTGGAGATACGTATGAGGATCAAAACTTCCATGATAGACGAAAGCAGTTGCCCCTAACATGATTGTTGATAAAAATGGACTCCAGATCCATTTTTGCCAACCTGGTGCTGCAGTCGCCCATACGAGATCACCTTCGCGTACACAAAGCCATTTGGAAGCTGCTGTTCGAATATGTGCATAACCCCAGCCATGAGAGTGAACTACTCCTTTTGGTTTACCCGTTGTTCCTGAAGTATAAGAAAGAAATGCCATATCATCGCGTTTTGTAGCTACAGCCGTAAAGCTTGTAGGTTGCTTATCAGCTAATGCATCTAAAGACACCCAATTGCTTGTAGCATTGCCAATGACTAATTTATTGTTTAAAGCGGCAACAGAAGAAGTAATTTGATCAACCTCGCTAGTAAAAGCCTCGTAGGCAATCACTGCGTTTGCAGAAGAGTGTTCCATACGATATTCTAAATCACTTGCACGTAACATCTCTGAACAAGAGATAGGAACGATTCCCGCCTTTAAACAACCGAGGAAAACAAAATATGCTTCTGGTAGACGTGGGATAATCACTAGTACACGATCACCTTTTTGAAGTCCTCTCTCTGTAAAGGCATTCGCGTATTGGTTCATTTTTTGAATAAGGTCAGCATATGAAATTGTGCGGCGATTTTGTTTCGTATCTAGCCATCTTATAGCTTGACGATCACTATCTTGGGAAAACTTCTCTAATTCCTCTGTGATGTTATAAAGTTCAGGTGCAATTAAATCATTTGTTACCATATATGAACATTCCTCCCCAAAACTAATTTAATAGAAAATTCTTAAAACTATTTTTATTTTAGCAATTACAATAATATACAGCAAGAATATTTGATGCGCAAAATAGAAATATTAGATTTAATAGAGAACTATTATGCTTTATTACCTACAAGTTAAAAATTATGCAATAAATTAAATAATTTTTTTTAAAAAAGTATTGCATAATTTAGAATGCTTGCTATAATAATAAATGTACTTAAGAGGTTGTTAAAACCAAATTGAATAGTATTGTTCCGAAGTAGCTCAGTTGGTAGTAGCACCTGACTGTTAATCAGGTTGTCGCAGGTTCGAGTCCTGCCTTCGGAGCCATTTTTTTGCCCTTTTTTAACTACATATTATATTTAAAAAGAAATTATTTTAAAAAAGGCTTGCATCATATTGAAAATGATGTTAATATAAATCTTGTCTTGTTTGAGACATAATAAATGGCCCCTTGGTCAAGCGGTTAAGACACCGCCCTTTCACGGCGGTAACACGGGTTCGAATCCCGTAGGGGTCACCATTTTCTAAGCATCGTAGTAATGCAAAGGCTTAAAAAGATAAATAAACTGTGAAGAAAAAAACACCTGTTTCTATGGAGGATTAGCTCAGCTGGGAGAGCATCTGCCTTACAAGCAGAGGGTCGGCGGTTCGAGCCCGTCATCCTCCACCATATAGTGTTTTTTCGGAGGGGTAGCGAAGTGGCTAAACGCGGCGGACTGTAAATCCGCTCCTTAGGGTTCGGCGGTTCGAATCCGTCCCCCTCCACCAGTTTTATTTATATGAATGAATGGGGTATAGCCAAGCGGTAAGGCAACGGATTTTGATTCCGTCATGCCCTGGTTCGAATCCAGGTACCCCAGCCATTTTTCTTTTATGAGCCATTAGCTCAGTTGGTAGAGCATCTGACTTTTAATCAGAGGGTCGAAGGTTCGAGTCCTTCATGGCTCACTTTTCTATAATTCAAATTCAAAAGTGTAACATTAACTACAGATACTAATCTCTTGCTGAAAACAGCAGGAGATTTTTTTTGTTATTTTAAAATGTATAAATATACGTATTTCTGTTAGGTTGAGCCAAGTACATTGTAGGCTTTACAATAGTCTTATTAAGAATAGGGGGTATAAAATAATGAATAAACATCAAGTATCAATTATTGGAGTTCCAACAGATTACGGTCAAACACGAAGAGGGGTTGATATGGGGCCAAGTGCAATCCGTTATGCGGGTGTTGTTGAGCGATTAGAGGCAATTGGTCACAAGGTAGAGGATCAGGGAGATATTCTTGTTAGTCAAGTACAAGAGAGTAAGGAAATTGATAAACAGCTATTAAATTTAGAAGAAGTTGTAGATGTTAGTACGTCATTAGCAAATCAAGTACATGAAGCATTAGAACAGAAAAAATTCCCGCTTGTTTTTGGTGGGGATCATAGTATTGCAATCGGTACACTTGCAGGACTTGGTGAGCATTTTAAAAACTTAGGTGTTATTTGGTTTGATGCACATGCAGATCTTAATACACCAGATACTACTCCATCTGGTAATATCCATGGTATGCCACTTGCTGTTAGCATTGGCTTAGGTCATGAGCGCCTTGTGCAAATTCGTAATTTTGCACCAAAAGTTAAACCTGAAAATGTAATTATAATTGGAGCGCGTTCAGTAGATCCTGGTGAACGTGAGCTAATTCGCCAGCAAGGAATTAAAGTATATACAATGCATGAAGTAGATCGCCTTGGAATGACGCGTGTAATGGAAGATGCTATTGCTTATTTAAAAGAACGTAACGTAGATGGCTTACATTTATCGTTAGACTTAGATGGTCTAGATCCACTTTATACACCAGGAGTAGGTACGCCAGTGCCTGGTGGCATAACATACCGAGAAAGCCATTTAGCGATGGAAATGCTACAAGAATCAGGCATGCTAACATCTGCTGAATTTGTTGAGGTAAATCCAATACTAGATGAAAAAAATAAAACTGCAGATGTCGCTGTCGCATTAATCGGTTCTTTATTCGGTGAGACACTAGTTTAATTCCAAATTGTGAAAATATTGTTTATCACCACATTGGATAAAAATCTTTTGTTATAATTGAATATAAATTGAAACTTTTCTTATAGTCGGGCCGTATAGTATAAGACAGTTGTAAAGGTGGAGAAGTA
Proteins encoded in this region:
- the rocF gene encoding arginase, producing the protein MNKHQVSIIGVPTDYGQTRRGVDMGPSAIRYAGVVERLEAIGHKVEDQGDILVSQVQESKEIDKQLLNLEEVVDVSTSLANQVHEALEQKKFPLVFGGDHSIAIGTLAGLGEHFKNLGVIWFDAHADLNTPDTTPSGNIHGMPLAVSIGLGHERLVQIRNFAPKVKPENVIIIGARSVDPGERELIRQQGIKVYTMHEVDRLGMTRVMEDAIAYLKERNVDGLHLSLDLDGLDPLYTPGVGTPVPGGITYRESHLAMEMLQESGMLTSAEFVEVNPILDEKNKTADVAVALIGSLFGETLV
- the mbcS gene encoding acyl-CoA synthetase MbcS; protein product: MVTNDLIAPELYNITEELEKFSQDSDRQAIRWLDTKQNRRTISYADLIQKMNQYANAFTERGLQKGDRVLVIIPRLPEAYFVFLGCLKAGIVPISCSEMLRASDLEYRMEHSSANAVIAYEAFTSEVDQITSSVAALNNKLVIGNATSNWVSLDALADKQPTSFTAVATKRDDMAFLSYTSGTTGKPKGVVHSHGWGYAHIRTAASKWLCVREGDLVWATAAPGWQKWIWSPFLSTIMLGATAFVYHGSFDPHTYLQLLQDEKVNVLCCTPTEYRIMAKIDNLKDYNLVSLRSAVSAGEPLNRPVIETFMKNFGLKVRDGYGQTENTLLIGTLENTELRPGSMGVPTPGNIVRIIDHEGNEAPVGEVGDIAVHKSSPALFKEYYREPERTQAAFRGDWYITGDQAKCDEDGYFWFEGRGDDIIISSGYTIGPFEVEDALNKHEAVQECAVVAAPDEIRGHIVKAFVILRESFRDHDEEQLTKELQEHVKALTAPYKYPRSIVFIDELPKTTSGKIRRVELRAITV